The nucleotide sequence ACAACGGCAGAACTTACCCCAATTTTATTAATTTGATGAATGAGATTGGTGTTGAGGGTGTGCCGACTCAGATGAGTTTTAGCGTCCGTAATGATGCTAACGGCCTTGAATATAACGGACATACTTTAAGTACCCTGTTTGCCCAGAAGAAAAACTGGCTTAATCCTCAGTTTTATCAGTTTATCCGGGAAATTATCCGTTTTAACCGTCTGGCTAAAGAGAGCATCAGCTATCAGAGCAGTCATGCCCTGACCCTGGGGGATTTTCTCAAGATTTATGACTTTAGTGATTATTTTGCGCAAAACTATATTCTGCCTATGGGTGCGGCGATCTGGTCCTCTACCATAGCTGATATGCGGGTTTTTCCGCTGGATTTCTTTTTACGTTTTTTCCTCAATCACGGCTTGCTGGATGTTGCCAACAGACCGCAGTGGTATGTGATTAAAGGTGGTTCCAGAGAGTATATTCAGCCACTGACAAAAGGATTCGGGAATAAAATACGCCTTAACACATCGGTAGAAAAAGTATGGCGCATTAAAAGTGGTGTAGTGATTCGGGCCGGTGGCAGGGATGAACATTTTGATCAGGTTATCTTCTCCTGCCACAGCGATCAGGCTTTAAGAATACTGGCAGACTGTTCACCCTATGAGCGCCAGATACTTTCTGATATCCGTTATCAGGAAAACGAAGTGACGCTGCATCTGGATACCAGCTTACTGCCCATAGAGCAAAAAGCCTGGGCATCCTGGAATTATCATCTGGCAGATACGAATTCGTTAAGTAAAGCCCGCCCAACGCTGACTTACAATATGAATATTCTTCAGCATATTCAGTCTTCTCACACTTTTTGTGTTTCTCTGAATTCACAGAACAAGATTGATCAGAGCAAAATCCTGCGGAGCTTTATTTACGATCATCCGCTGTTTGAGCGCCGGACCATAAAGGCACAAAAACGCAGAGACGAAATCAACGGAGCCCGCAACACCTGGTTCTGCGGTGCCTACTGGTACAACGGATTTCATGAAGACGGGGTAAGAAGTGCGATTGATGTAGTCAGCGGACTGGAAGAGAGCGTGAATACGCCGAACCAGCAAAAGGGGGCCGCATGACTCTGCGCAGCTCTCTGATGGTGGGAAAGGTGATGCATTCCCGTTTTAAACCAGTACAGCACAGTTTTAGCTATTCACTGTTTATGCCCTGTATTGACCTGGATGAACTTGAAATGCTGAAGGAAAAGGTATGGGGGTTTGGTTACCGGTGGTGGCACTGGGCGCGTTTTCACAGAGAAGATTATCTGGGAGAGGGCGATCTTAAAACGGATGTTCAGGCCAAGGTGTATCAGCTTACCGGAGAGAAAGTTCAGGGGCGGGTCGTAATGGTATGTCACCTGAGATACTTTGGCCTCTATTTCAGTCCGGTGAATTTCTACTACTTGTTTGATGAGCAGGACAACTGGCGATATCTGCTGGCGGAGGTGAGTAACACACCTTGGAATCAGCGCCATTACTATGCTGTGAGTTCAGACAGCCAGAAATGGATTCATCAGAAGGCGTTTCATGTTTCGCCTTTTAACCCGATGGATCAGCAGTATGTCTGGAGGCTAAAACCTTTAGCAGAGAAGCTTTTTGTTCATCTTGAATGCCATCGTGCAGACAAAGAATTCAGCGCAACCCTGTCTATGAAAGCCAGTACATTTACCACAACAAACCTGATTAAACAGCTCAGTGCAACGCCATTTATGACGCTAAAAGTGGTATGGGGAATTTACTGGCACGCGCTAAAACTTGCTCTGAAAAGAGCACCAATTTACCCGCATCCCGGTTCGGGAAGCAGACAAACCCGATCCGGAGAGGGATAACCATGTTAGATTCAACCGCAAGTATTAATGCCGAAGTACTAAGCTCATCCCAGAGAACCGCCAGAACACTTGTTCTGCGTATAGCCTCGGCTCTGGATAAAGGTTCGCTTTCTCTTATTGAGAACTTTTCCTGCAGTGAAAGCAGAGAGATGGTTTCAGAACGCTTTGGCAGTGAAAGTGGTACTCATGCTGCCATTGAGATAAAAAATCCTCAGTTCTATCCGGTGTTGCTGAAAGGTGGAAGTATCGCGGTAGGCGAAGCCTTTATGAATGGCTGGTGGGATAGCCCGGACTTAACGGCTCTGATGCGCCTGATGGCTGAGAACCTGCCGGTACTGGACAGGCTTGAGTCTAAAGCCGGGAAACTATCAAAGCTGCTGTACAAGTTTGATCACTGGTTAAATAAAAACAGTAAGGCGAACTCCAGGCGGAATATCGAAGCGCACTACGATATAGGCAACGATCTGTACAAGCTGTTTCTCGACAGCAATATGCTTTACTCGTCAGGAATTTATCTGTCTGAGCAGGAGTCCTTAGAGGTCGCTCAAAAGAATAAGATGGAACGCTTGTGCCTCCAGTTGCAGCTAAAAAGCTCAGATCATGTGCTGGAAATCGGCACCGGCTGGGGTGCCATGGCGATCTATATGGCAGAGAACTACGGATGCAAGGTGACCACAACCACTATCTCCGAACAACAATACCAGTATGCCAAACAGGAGATCGAACAAAGAGGGTTATCACAGCAGATTACACTGCTGAAAAAGGATTACCGGGAGCTGACAGGCCGCTTTGATAAACTGGTCTCCATCGAAATGATAGAGGCGGTGGGCAAACAATATCTGCCTTCCTACGTTAAAAAGTGTAATGAGCTGCTTAAGCCGGATGGATTAATGGCGATTCAGGCCATTACTATTGCCGACCAGCGTTATCACGCCTACAGCAGCCGGGTAGACTTTATTCAGAAGTATATTTTCCCCGGCGGCTTTTTACCTTCCGTCACTGCACTGCTGGAAACGACTACCCGTCACAGCAGGCTGGTGGCTACCAATGTAAAAGATATCGGCCAGGATTACGCCAGCACGCTGTCTGAGTGGCATACAAGATTTACCGGCTCTGTGCATCAGGTTCGCCAGCTTGGTTATGATGAACGGTTTATCCGCATGTGGCGTTATTACCTGAGTTATTGCGAAGGGGGTTTTCTGGCTAAAAGTATCAGCACGGTTCAGTTAACTCTGAGAAAAGCCGGGTAGGCCAGATGTTGACTCTTATACACAAATATTAAAGTGATCAGTGAACGGTTCTCCCCCTTGAGTGAAAAGCCTAACTGGTTGATAAAGCTAATAGAAGGGGGAGTTAGAGGGGGTTGGTTATGCCATGTATGGTTAAAAAACTTAAGCTCATGAGAAACAACCCCTCCCAGCCTCCCCTTCGATGTTACTTCTTCGAAAATCCGGCCTTTCGAGGCTAAGGGGAGGAGCATTCTTGGGCTCCTTAAACTTGTGTATAAGAGCCAAGGCCAGATGTTGCCACTATTATTTACCTTTGTTTGCACCCGTAAAAAGACGGTTTTCGCCTTTTTATAAATAACTCTTTAAGATCAGTTGGTTAGCGTGTGGGCCCGATTGATCTGTTTCTGGAATAGTTTTTGCTGCTATTAGTACAGAGTCACTTACTTAAGAGGCAAGAGTCGTCATGAAACAGATTACTGGAAAATGGTTGGCCGGATTGTTGGTTTTGATTCTGAGTCAGGGAATAGTGTTAGCTTCTTCGCCTGACTGGCAGCTTGATCTCTCCGCCACAGGCGAAACCCACTTTTACGATAGTGAACAAAGTGGTGAAAAGCAGGGAGAGAAACTTGGTGAGAGCACAGACGAACATCAGAATGATGTTTTCCGCTCCATCTGGCTTACTATTTATCCGCTTCCTTATCTAAGCGGGCTTCCAGATCCTTCTTTACAATATTAATCGCTTTTAAAGCAGTTTCAGGATCAATCTCATTAGACTCAAGCAGATAAATAAGATCCACGGCCAGTTTGATTTCATCGGGCGCATTGTCTAACGGGCTTGAGTTTTGCTCTGTCATTGTTTTCTTTCTCTGTAATTAATCTGTTTTTCAATTTTCAATTTAGCGGCCTGACACTTTATCAGCCTTCTTTCGGTTGCGATAAGTGCCTGCTGAGCTCCGGGCGCTTCTGCAGGAGAGGCGGACTGAAGTGCCAGCTTTTTATTTCGCACCATCTCTTTCAGTCTTCGTTCCCACTCCTGATGCTGAGCAAGATCCTGATAAAGAAGGTTAATAGGTTTTCGGTAATGGCTGCCGTGTCTGATTTCGCTCTTGCGAATCGCTTCGGTAGAAAGCTCTCTGGAAATCGCCGAAACCTGATCCACAAGGTGCTCAGTAAGATACTCCGCACTGGCAGAAGTCAGTTTCCCTTCACTCTGCTCACGGATCAAAGTCTCAAGTACCCCCTGAGCCTCTTCAACACAGGGAAGCAAAAGCTTAGCCCGGCAACCAAACAACCTCTCATCAAACAGCGGCTGATAATGCTCCCCCCGCTTACGATCAAGCAGCGAAGCCTGTTTAACCAGAGTTTCCAAAGTCTGTTCAAGTTGCTCAAATTTGTTCATTTTAACCTAAAGAAAAAAGTTGTCTGAAAGTACTGACTTCAACACACTACCTGTAATCTTGATTCTTATACACAAATATTAAAGCGATCAGAGAACGGTTCTCCCCCTTGAGTGAAAAAGCCTAACTGGTTGATAAAGCTAATAGAAGGGGGAGTTAGAGGGGGTTGGTTATGCCATGCATGATTAAACCACCAAAACTTAAGCTCATGAGAAACAACCCCTCCCAGCCTCCCCTTCGATGTTACTTCTTCGAAAATCCGGCCTTTCGAGGCTAAGGGGAGGAGCATTCTTTGGCTTCTTAAACTTGTGTACTAGAGTCAGCCCCATAACCCCATAACCCCATAGCCCCTTATACCCAAGCCTCAACCGCCAACTTAACCGCCAACACACTAACAACGCAAACAAACACCGGCCGAATAAACTTAGCCCCAAACCGGATAGCCGAATGCGCCCCAACATAAGCCCCAAGCATCAGACAAACACCCATCGCCAGCCCAAGCACCCAGTTAATATGACCCAAAAAGGCAAAAGTAACCAGAGAAGTAAAGTTACTGGTAAAGTTCATCGCCTTAGCAAGGCCGGAAGCGAGCAGAATATTCAGACGATAAATTGCCATACTGCTCACTACCCAGAAGGCCCCGGTTCCCGGTCCGGCAACACCGTCGTAGAAGCCAAGGGTAAATCCCTGAGCTATCTGCTTGTTATTAATCTGCTTGCCCGGTTCAGGCAGCACATTTTTATTGGCATCGGGCGCTTTATGTAAAATGGTATAGGCAGCGGCTGCCAGAACAACCAGTGGCAAGGCCTTTTCCAGCCAGTCTGTGCTGATGGCATCTACCACAAGTGTTCCGCAGGTTGCGCCAATTAAAGTGGCAATAAAGGCTTTTCCCCAGAACTGAGGATTAAACAGTCGCTTACGGTAATAGGTAATCGCCGCTGTGGATGATGCAAAAGTCGCAGCCAGTTTATTGGTGCCTAGCGCGATATGTGGCGGCAAGCCTAAAGAGAGCAGGGCAGGAATGGTCAGCATTCCGCCACCTCCGGCGACAGCATCAATAAAACCGGCGGCAAAGGCCACCAGTGAGAGAATAACCAGGGTTGCTGGTTCAATCATTTCCATTTAGTCAGAAACCTTTTGTGTTTTCTATTTTTTCTATATTTAGTTTTAATTATTCGTCATCCCGGAAATAGCGAAGCCATTATCCGGGATCTACTGTCTGCGCGCTGTAGTGTTAACAATAATCTATGGCTCTACAACGTGCTTCAATCAGATTCCCGCCTCCGCGGGAATGACGCGATGATAGGAATGACGAAACCCGTCAGTACTCTATATTCCTTTTAAACGGCGGAAGCGAATCCAGCAAAGACTTCCCGTAGCGCTTAGACACCAGACGTCGGTCAAGGATGACGACTCTACCAGAATCCTCTTCTTTACGCAGCAAACGGCCAACGGACTGAATCAGTTTCTTACTCGCTTCAGGCACAGAAATCTGGATAAAGGAATTGCCGCCTCTCTGCTCAATATATTCCGAATGCGCCTGCTCCACAGGAGAGGTAGGAACCGCAAAAGGAATTTTGGTAATAATCAGGTTTTCCAGAAGTTTCCCCGGCAGATCCAGACCTTCAGAAAAACTCCCGGTACCAAAAAGAACGCTGGTTTTCCCTTTTTCAGTCAGCGTTTTATGTTTTTTTAGAATTTCCACACGGGAACTGTCCCCCTGAACCTGAAGTGCCCAGCCATTTTTTACAAACTGATCAGCAAGGGCTTCAGCCACCTGATTCATCTGCCAGTAGGAAGCAAAAAGGATCAGGTTGGCTTTATCTTCTTCTATATAAGAGGGAAGTATCTCCGCCAGATAGTCGGTATACTCTTTTTCCTGTGGCTCATACTTCATAGCGGGAATACAGAGTTCGGCATTATTCTGGTAATCAAAGGGAGAAGCCAGAGCCAGAAATTGTGTGCCGTTTTCTTTCTTCTCGCTAACACCCGCCTGACGACAAAAGAAACTGAATGAATTTAACGCCCGTACGGTTGCGGATGTCAGTACCGCGCCAATACAGCGGCTCCAGAGTTTTTTATCCAGCTCCCAGCCAATCTCAAGTGGTGAGACATTTACGATAAAATCGCCTTCTCTTTCCGGATTGACCTCAAACCATCTCGCCAGCGGAGCGCCTTTTTCCCTTCTTGGCTCAGCCATTAATGACCAGACCTTATGCAAATTTTCCAGCCGCTGAAGATAGGTTCCGGCTTCAGCCAGCGCAGGCTCAGCCAGTCTTGCTGAAAGCTGACCGTCTTTTACCTGCTCAGCAATGAGATCCATTATCTTGCCAAGTGCCTGATTTGCTTTGCCGGATGAATTTTTTAGTTCATCCGATTTTTTCTCCAGCCAATCCGGCAGTTCGCCATTTTCAAAGCGGAAGACGTTCTCCTCAAAGCTTGAAGGATTAAACTGCCTTACCAGTTGAGTTAAGTCAGGGATCAGTTGCTGAATATTTTCCTGAAGCTCATTGCGGAACCGGTTGACTCTTTTATCGTCAGCAAGGCTGGCAAACTTAGCTGAGTTCTGATTCAGACTTTCCAGCCAACTGGCGGCACCTTTTAAACTGGCAGCAGCAGATGAATGGTCACGGGCAACGCGGGGAAGGTGATGCGCCTCATCAAAAACATAAATGGTATTTTCCGGCTCAGAGAGAATAACGCCACCACCAAGGTTAATATCAGACATAACCAGACTATGGTTAGCTATCACCACATCATTTTTATCCATTTCAGAGCGTGCTTTCTGGAAAGGACAGCCTCTGTGTTGTGGTAAGGCGTTATTGCAACTGTGCTTATCACTGACAATCACCTGCCAGAGTTCATCCTTTATAGGCTTAGGCCAGGAATCCCGGTCGCCATCCCATTTGCCCTGAGCCAGCGAGCGGTACATGGTCTCCAGCAGTTCGATATCTTTTTTCTTAGGCTTAGTTTCAAACATCGCCATCTGACCGCCATCAGCACCGCAGGCAATAGCCAGTTTCTCAGCGCAGCAGTATCTTTGCCGGCCTTTTGCCAGAATAAAAGAGAAGTCCAGATCGGTAATACGACGAAACAGAGGCAGGTCTTTATTAAGAAGCTGCTCCTGAAGCGCAACGGTAGCAGTAGAAATAACCAGCTTACGGTTGTTAAGCACAGCAACAGGAATTGCCGCCATAAGATAAGAAAGCGACTTACCAATCCCGGTCCCAGCTTCTGCAATCATAATACGGTTTCTGTCGTGATACTCACCGCTCAGTGTTTTTGCTATCTCCGCCACCAGATAATTCTGTGCTCTTCTGGGGGTAAAGTTATCCAACTGATGCTGAAGGTTCTGATAACTGCCACGAATGGATTTCTGAATTCTAGGATTAAGCATGATTTCGCCCGCTGAATGGAAGCGGCATAGTAGCACAGAGTAAAAAAGTGAACTATCGCAATTAGCGCCTTATCCTCCCTCATAGCCTCATAGCCTCATAGCCTCATAGCCCACAGTGGTGATGAAAATATGCTCAATTAATCAAAAAATCAGAAATTCCCCCCACCCCCAAAACCCCATTTTTATCCACAATTTGCGAGTGACACTGCCCATTTTGTACCCATTGCAGCTCATAATTTAATTAAAAGTTGATCTATATCCCAAAAAAAAACTGAACCTTCTCGGAACTCTAGAAATACGCCTGAAACAGAATGATATGTCTAAATAAAAATATGTAAACAGGATTATGTATGGATAAACTGTATAAAACTAATAAATTATGGTTATTATCACTGCTAGTTTATCACTGAGTTTTATTTAAATTTGATGAATATTTTATTATGTAGATCACACTTATCTCAATGTGTTGATTTTAAGTGTATGAAATTAAAGGCTTTATATTTTTTTATTTAGGAAAATTTATCCGTTTGACATGCCAATAAAACTTTTGCAATCTAGACCCCGCAATTTGATGGCGATGACGAGTTTCCAAAAGAGAAACCGGCATCATCAATAAAACTAAAGGGAACCGGATAAGGATTTCCCGAATTTTCTTAAGAAAAGGCAGTGGATTAATTATGAAAAAGACTCTAATCGCTCTTTCTGTACTAGCAATGGCTGGTTCAGTAAACGCAGCTACAGTATACGATGCAGACGGTGTTACAGCTGGTGTATTTGGTGACCTAGAAGTTGGTTACAAGCAAGCTATCGGTACAAATCAAGACGGTGCACTATTTGTTGGTGACTACGACTTTGGTTTCGATGCATCTACTGCTGTAAATGATGACGTTAAAGTATTTGGTAAAATCCAGTGGAACGGTAACGAAACATCAGATGATGATGCTTCTCAAACTGAAAGCACTAACAGCCCAATTATCGACAACGCATACATTGGTGTTACTGCTGGTGACGTTACTGTGACAGTTGGTCGTGCGGTTAACTTTGTTGATGAAATCGGCGTTGCAAACGACGAAAACATCGCAGGTAACTACGAAGCAAACGATGCTATCGGTATCGATGATAAGACTAGCCAGGTTGCTAAAGTAATGTGGGACAACGGTGAGATGTTCTACGCAGGTCTTGCATATACTGCAGACGCAGATGGTGACGACACTACTAGCAACGATTACGAGCAAATCGATCTTAAAGCTGGTCTACGCGTTGCTGACCTAGACGTGATGGTAATCTACTCTACTGCTGAAGACGAAGCGGCAGCAGATTACGATAACCTAGCAATCCAAGCTAACTACTCTATTGATGCTCTGTCTCTAGGCGCTCTTTACACATCTGGTGAGAAAGATGCTGCTGGTACTACAAGCGATATCGAAGCTGATGCTATCTCTCTAAGTGTTGCATACACTATGGATAAGACTACTGTAGGTGCTGGTTGGTCTACAATTGATGTTGAAGGTGTTCAGGATCAGGATCAATGGTACGCAAACGTATCTTACGCTCTAGCAACTAACGCTTCTGTATATGTTGAAATCGCTGAAACTGAAGGTGACGCTGGTTCTTACGCGAACAACGACATGGGCTACGCTGTTGGTGCTAAGCTAAGCTTCTAATCTAAAGCATATTTAGATATTCTTGAAAGCCACCCATTTGGGTGGCTTTTTAATTTATTAAACAATAGGAAATAGCTATGAAAAAAATCACTATGTTGTCAATGTCTGCTTTGATAGCGTTTTCCTCATATGTGAATGCAGCGTCACTCGAGCTACCATATTCTATCCAGCTGCTTGCATTAAATGGGAAGAAACAGCAGGATAAATCAGTCCTTAGTCAACTACCTGAAGGTAAACATCAGATTATTCTTCAGTATGCTAAACAGCTTAAAGATGGTTCAAAAACAAAGTTATTTGCAAGTAAGCCATTAGTTATGCAGTTAGAGGTTACCGATCCGAATGCAAGCTATGAGCTGAGCCATAAAGCTTTTTATAGCGTTAATACAGTAGAAAAGGCGCTGGAAAAGAATAAGATGGGCTGGGAGCTTGAGTCTGAAGGTAAATCATACCCGGTAACTATTGAAACAATGTATGGAAGTGGCTTCGCACCCTTTACGAATATTGAAAAAGCAATAAAAGCTCATAATAAGCAAAGTGGCCTTATTTTAACGAGCATGGGTACTAAAGACATCACTGACGCTGTTGTTACAGTAGATCAAAAAACCGGTAAACTTGAAGTAGAAGGCGACCCGGTTACCCAGCTAAAACTTTGGTACACCAAAGCAAGCAAAGAAGAGCAGAAAGAATTCCGCCGCTGGATGATTGATCAGGAGTGATCAACTCCAACTGTTGTCATTCCCGCGAAGGCGGGAATCTGATTAAAGCGCGTTGTAGACTATAAGTTTTCTGTGAACATATAACGCGCAGTGAGTAGATTCCGGATAATTGCTATGCAATTTCCGGAATGACGCGCATCAGGCCTACCATCAAGAAAGAATAACACACGCCATCTTTGGCATCCCTCCGAATATTCCTTACAGGGCTCAATGACACTATAGGTCTCTTTAACCAGGGTATGTATTCCCAAGGGAATCGCTGTTAGCCTGACTCTTATACACAAGCTTAAGGAGCCAAAGAATGCTCCTCCCCTTAGCCTCGAAAGGACGGATTTTCGAAGAAGTAACATCGAAGGGGAGGCAGGGAGGGGTTGTTTCTCATGGGGTTAAGTTTTGGTGGTTTAACCATGCATGGCATAACCAACCCCCTCTAACTCCCCCTTCTATTAGCTTTATCAACCAATTAGGTTTTTTCATTCAAGGGGGAGAACCGTTCTCTGATCACTTTGATATTTGCGTATAAGAGTCAGGCTGTCAGATGTCAGATGTCAGATGTCAGTTTCTGCCCAGTTAGACCTGTTTTTCACTGAAAGCCGACAACTGATAGCTGAAAGCTTCTCCCGCAACCGTTTGCTTTTCCTCGCCATATTGCTGATAAGCCTATCACAAGCTAAACTTACCTCTTTACCCACTTCCAGCAGAACGTTCCCATGAAATTTCCAGGCCAACGCAAATCTAAACACTATTTCCCGGTTCACGAGCGCGATCCTCTGGTTAGTCAGTCTCAGGTCAGAAAGATGGCAAAGACTCATGTAATCGGTATTGATCAGACTCTGGTTGATATTGAAGCCCGTGTTCCCGACGACTATATCGAGAAATTTGGCCTGAGTAAGGGGCATTCTCTGGTTATCGACGATCAGACTGCTGAAGCGCTTTACCGTGAGTTAAAAGAGAAAGAGCTGATCACCAACGAGTTTGCCGGCGGTACTATTGGCAACACGCTGCACAACTACTCTGTGCTGGCCGACGACGCTTCTACATTGCTTGGTGTAATGAGCAAAGATATCGAAATCGGCAGCTATGGCTACCGCTATCTGTGTAATACCTCAAGCCGTATGGACCTGAACCACCTGCAGGGCGTGGATGGCGCGATTGGCCGCTGTTTCGCCCTTATCTCAGATGACGGTGAGCGCACCTTCGCAATCAGTGAAGGCCAGATGAACCAGCTAAAGCCGGAAAATATCCCTGAGAAGATCTTCGAAAACGCTTCAGCGCTTGTACTGACTGCTTATCTGGTGCGTTGTAAAGAGGGCGATCCAATGCCTGAAGCGACCATGCAGGCGATTGAATACGCGAAAAAGTACGATGTACCGGTTGTGCTGACTCTGGGAACTAAATTTGTGATTCAGGATGACCCGAAATTCTGGCAGGATTTTCTCAATGACAACGTAACGGTTGTTGCAATGAATGAAGATGAGGCAGAAGCGCTTACAGGCGAGTCCGATCCGCTACTGGCATCAGATAAAGCGCTGGAGTGGGTTGACCTTGTATTGTGTACAGCAGGTCCTATCGGCCTGTTTATGGCGGGTTATACGGAAGATAATGCAAAGAGAACCACTTCTCTGCCACTGCTTCCTGGTGCGATTGCTGAGTTTAACCAATATGAATTCAGCCGCCCGTCGTCTAAAAGCGCCTGTGAAAATCCAATTAAGGTTTATTCCCATATTGCGCCATATATGGGCGGTCCGGAGAAGATTAAAAATACCAACGGTGCCGGAGATGCAGCGCTTTCTGCACTTCTGCACGATATGGCTGCTAATAAATACCATAAAGAGAATGTGCCAAATTCAAGTAAGCATCAGTATCCGTTTTTAACTTATTCTTCTTTCTCCCAGGTTTGTAAATATGCAAACCGCGCCAGTTATGAAGTATTAGTTCAGCATTCCCCAAGGTTATCAAGAGGCCTTCCTGAGCGGGAAGATAGCCTGGAAGAGGCGTATTGGGAGCGTTAAGTATTTATATTTACGCAATAAAAAAGAGCTCATTAGAGCTCTTTTTTTACATCTAATATATAGATACTTAAATCAGGAAATCATCCAGAGATTTGCCTTCATCAAGCTGTGCCTGAATTGCAGAAGGTGTACGGCCCTGGCCTGTCCAGGTCTTTTCTTCGCCGTTAGTGTCTACATATTTATATTTCGCAGGACGTGGTTCGCGCTTTTTACGAGTCTTAGTTTTAGTCTCGCCAGAAAGAGCTGCAACTAAATCGGCAACATCGATACCGTCTTTAGCAATCATTTGAGCGTATTCAGCTAATTTAGCTTCGCGCTCTGCATTTGCTGCTTTTTCTTCTTCAGCAGCGGATTTACGCTCTTCTACTACGATAGTTAGTTTATCTAGTGCTTCTTCTAGTTGCTCTAAAGTTAACTCGCGGGCAAATGCACGCAGGCTACGAATATTGAGCAGAGTTTTGGTAAGTTCTGACATAATTCTTCCCGTTGGACTTTAATTAAACAATATAATGATAACAGTGTACCAAGATATTACAAATAATTTTATTAATGTCTAATGCTAAATATAGCAAAATTCTCGTTAATGAATATTAACAGCGGATATTCTTACAAGAAATTTACTTATCGTCTATATATGAGTGATTAAGTGTAAAATAACTTCCTTTATGGAAAGCTTGATCAGTCCAGGGTGAGATCGTGAGTATTTTTTAAGCAAAAAGTAAGATCGATTTGACGATCACATCTAGCTGTGATCATATACTCTCCTTTTAGGGAGAACACCATGCACATTGACCACTTCAAAGAACATTTTCA is from Vibrio sp. JC009 and encodes:
- a CDS encoding DUF2057 family protein yields the protein MKKITMLSMSALIAFSSYVNAASLELPYSIQLLALNGKKQQDKSVLSQLPEGKHQIILQYAKQLKDGSKTKLFASKPLVMQLEVTDPNASYELSHKAFYSVNTVEKALEKNKMGWELESEGKSYPVTIETMYGSGFAPFTNIEKAIKAHNKQSGLILTSMGTKDITDAVVTVDQKTGKLEVEGDPVTQLKLWYTKASKEEQKEFRRWMIDQE
- a CDS encoding inosine/guanosine kinase, which produces MKFPGQRKSKHYFPVHERDPLVSQSQVRKMAKTHVIGIDQTLVDIEARVPDDYIEKFGLSKGHSLVIDDQTAEALYRELKEKELITNEFAGGTIGNTLHNYSVLADDASTLLGVMSKDIEIGSYGYRYLCNTSSRMDLNHLQGVDGAIGRCFALISDDGERTFAISEGQMNQLKPENIPEKIFENASALVLTAYLVRCKEGDPMPEATMQAIEYAKKYDVPVVLTLGTKFVIQDDPKFWQDFLNDNVTVVAMNEDEAEALTGESDPLLASDKALEWVDLVLCTAGPIGLFMAGYTEDNAKRTTSLPLLPGAIAEFNQYEFSRPSSKSACENPIKVYSHIAPYMGGPEKIKNTNGAGDAALSALLHDMAANKYHKENVPNSSKHQYPFLTYSSFSQVCKYANRASYEVLVQHSPRLSRGLPEREDSLEEAYWER
- a CDS encoding H-NS family nucleoid-associated regulatory protein, which translates into the protein MSELTKTLLNIRSLRAFARELTLEQLEEALDKLTIVVEERKSAAEEEKAANAEREAKLAEYAQMIAKDGIDVADLVAALSGETKTKTRKKREPRPAKYKYVDTNGEEKTWTGQGRTPSAIQAQLDEGKSLDDFLI